From a single Vicugna pacos chromosome 4, VicPac4, whole genome shotgun sequence genomic region:
- the RNF183 gene encoding E3 ubiquitin-protein ligase RNF183, which translates to MQIRPAHNCLETGPGEVRAQNTRCGAELGKGGKGGSEGAGHLLPDLPASGLRMAEPQGREPECPVCWNPFNNTFHTPKVLDCCHSFCVECLAHLSLVTPARRRLLCPLCRQPTVLASGQPVTDLPTDTAMLTLLRLEPHHVILEGHQLCLKDQPKSRYFLRQPRVYTLDLGPEPGSQTGPPQDMAPSARPMPVPIPSHYSLRECFHNPQFRIFAYLMAVILSVSLLLIFSIFWTKQFLWGMG; encoded by the exons ATGCAAATAAGGCCCGCCCACAACTGCCTGGAAACCGGGCCGGGAGAAGTCAGAGCCCAGAACACACGCTGCGGGGCTGAGCTtgggaaaggaggaaaaggaggctctGAGGGAGCAG GACATCTCCTGCCAGACCTTCCAGCATCTGGTCTGAGGATGGCCGAGCCACAGGGCCGGGAGCCTGAGTGCCCTGTCTGCTGGAACCCCTTCAACAACACGTTCCACACCCCCAAAGTGCTGGACTGCTGCCACTCCTTCTGCGTGGAATGCCTGGCCCACCTCAGCCTGGTGACTCCAGCTCGGCGCCGGTTGCTGTGTCCCCTCTGTCGCCAGCCCACTGTGCTGGCCTCTGGGCAGCCTGTCACTGACTTGCCCACAGATACTGCCATGCTCACCCTGCTCCGCCTGGAGCCCCACCATGTCATCCTGGAAGGCCACCAGCTCTGTCTCAAGGACCAGCCCAAGAGCCGCTATTTCCTGCGCCAGCCCCGGGTCTACACGCTGGACCTGGGCCCTGAGCCTGGGAGCCAGACTGGGCCCCCCCAGGACATGGCCCCCTCTGCCAGGCCTATGCCTGTTCCCATCCCCAGCCACTACTCTCTCAGGGAGTGTTTCCACAACCCTCAGTTCCGGATCTTTGCCTACCTGATGGCTGTCATCCTTAGTGTCTCTCTGTTGCTCATCTTCTCCATCTTTTGGACCAAGCAGTTCCTCTGGGGTATGGGATGA